A DNA window from Loxodonta africana isolate mLoxAfr1 chromosome 7, mLoxAfr1.hap2, whole genome shotgun sequence contains the following coding sequences:
- the SF1 gene encoding splicing factor 1 isoform X6: protein MATGALDFPSKKRKRSRWNQDTMEQKTVIPGMPTVIPPGLTREQERAYIVQLQIEDLTRKLRTGDLGIPPNPEDRSPSPEPIYNSEGKRLNTREFRTRKKLEEERHNLITEMVALNPDFKPPADYKPPATRVSDKVMIPQDEYPEINFVGLLIGPRGNTLKNIEKECNAKIMIRGKGSVKEGKVGRKDGQMLPGEDEPLHALVTANTMENVKKAVEQIRNILKQGIETPEDQNDLRKMQLRELARLNGTLREDDNRILRPWQSSESRSITNTTVCTKCGGAGHIASDCKFQRPGDPQSAQDKARMDKEYLSLMAELGEAPVPASVGSTSGPAATPLASAPRPAAPANNPPPPSLMSTTQSRPPWMNSGPSESRPYHGMHGGGPGGPGGGPHSFPHPLPSLTGGHGGHPMQHNPNGPPPPWMQPPPPPMNQGPHPPGHHGPPPMVPGKYACGLWGLSPASRKRYDAAAAYGHDAAAAAASQWAAPAPSLWSSSPMATAAAAASATPSAQQQYGFQHPLAMAAKYDDYHHERWHRVHPAMATAAGGCRSFSRSPSDARQPHYGAPAPRGPAASAARCPSPSAASAAWFHRHDVCPAPSSSASHGPF from the exons ATGGCGACCGGAGCGCTGG ACTTCCCGAGTAAGAAGCGGAAGAGGAGCCGCTGGAACCAGGACACAATGGAACAGAAGACGGTGATTCCAGGAATGCCTACTGTTATTCCTCCTGGACTTACTCGAGAACAAGAAAGAGCTTATATAG TGCAACTGCAGATAGAAGACCTGACTCGTAAACTGCGCACAGGAGACCTGGGCATCCCCCCTAACCCTGAGGACAG GTCCCCTTCCCCTGAGCCCATCTACAATAGTGAGGGGAAGAGGCTTAACACCCGTGAGTTCCGCACGCGCAAAAAGCTCGAAGAGGAGCGGCATAACCTCATCACGGAGATGGTTGCGCTCAACCCTGATTTCAAACCACCTGCAGATTACAA ACCTCCAGCAACACGTGTGAGCGACAAAGTAATGATTCCACAAGATGAGTATCCAGAAATCAACTTTGTGGGGCTGCTGATTGGACCCAG AGGGAACACCCTGAAGAACATAGAGAAGGAGTGCAACGCGAAAATTATGATCCGGGGGAAAGGCTCTGTGAAAGAAGGGAAGGTTGGGCGTAAAGATGGCCAGATGTTGCCAGGGGAAGATGAGCCACTTCATGCCCTGGTCACCGCCAACACCATGGAGAATGTCAAGAAGGCAGTAGAACAG ATAAGAAACATCCTGAAGCAGGGTATTGAGACTCCTGAGGACCAGAATGATCTACGGAAGATGCAGCTTCGGGAGCTGGCACGGTTGAATGGGACCCTCCGGGAAGACGATAACAG GATCTTAAGACCCTGGCAGAGCTCAGAGAGCCGCAGCATTACCAATACCACAGTTTGCACCAAGTGCGGAGGAGCTGGCCACATTGCCTCAGACTGCAAATTCCAGAG GCCTGGTGACCCCCAGTCAGCTCAGGATAAGGCACGTATGGATAAAGAATATTTGTCCCTCATGGCTGAGCTGGGCGAAGCACCTGTCCCAGCATCCGTTGGCTCCACCTCTGGGCCTGCTGCCACACCCCTAGCCAGTGCACCTCGGCCTGCTGCTCCGGCCAACAATCCACCTCCACCG TCTCTCATGTCTACCACCCAGAGTCGCCCACCGTGGATGAATTCTGGCCCTTCGGAAAGTCGGCCCTACCATGGCATGCACGGAGGTGGTCCCGGTGGACCAGGAGGTGGCCCCCACAGCTTCCCACACCCATTACCCAGCCTGACAGGTGGGCATGGTGGACATCCCATGCAGCACAACCCTAATGGACCCCCGCCCCCTTGGATGCAGCCGCCGCCACCACCGATGAATCAGGGCCCCCACCCACCTGGGCACCATGGCCCTCCTCCAATGG TACCTGGGAAGTACGCCTGTGGGCTCTGGGGTCTATCGCCTGCATCAAGGAAAAG GTATGATGCCGCCGCCGCCTATGGGCATgatgccgccgccgccgccgcctcccaGTGGGCAGCCCCCGCCCCCTCCCTCTGGTCCTCTTCCCCCatggcaacagcagcagcagcagcctccGCCACCCCCTCCGCCCAGCAGCAGTATGGCTTCCAGCACCCCCTTGCCATGGCAGCAAA ATACGACGACTACCACCACGAGCGCTGGCACAGGGTCCATCCCGCCATGGCAACAGCAGCAGGCGGCTGCCGCAGCTTCTCCAGGAGCCCCTCAGATGCAAGGCAACCCCACTATGGTGCCCCTGCCCCCCGGGGTCCAGCCGCCTCTGCCGCCCGGTGCCCCTCCCCCTCCGCCGCCTCCGCCGCCTGGTTCCACCGGCATGATGTATGCCCCGCCCCCTCCTCCTCCGCCTCCCATGGACCCTTCTAA
- the SF1 gene encoding splicing factor 1 isoform X7: MATGALDFPSKKRKRSRWNQDTMEQKTVIPGMPTVIPPGLTREQERAYIVQLQIEDLTRKLRTGDLGIPPNPEDRSPSPEPIYNSEGKRLNTREFRTRKKLEEERHNLITEMVALNPDFKPPADYKPPATRVSDKVMIPQDEYPEINFVGLLIGPRGNTLKNIEKECNAKIMIRGKGSVKEGKVGRKDGQMLPGEDEPLHALVTANTMENVKKAVEQIRNILKQGIETPEDQNDLRKMQLRELARLNGTLREDDNRILRPWQSSESRSITNTTVCTKCGGAGHIASDCKFQRPGDPQSAQDKARMDKEYLSLMAELGEAPVPASVGSTSGPAATPLASAPRPAAPANNPPPPSLMSTTQSRPPWMNSGPSESRPYHGMHGGGPGGPGGGPHSFPHPLPSLTGGHGGHPMQHNPNGPPPPWMQPPPPPMNQGPHPPGHHGPPPMGKSVPGKYACGLWGLSPASRKRYDAAAAYGHDAAAAAASQWAAPAPSLWSSSPMATAAAAASATPSAQQQYGFQHPLAMAAKIPPRGGDGQSHESEDFPRPLVTLPGRQPQQRPWWTGWFGKAA; encoded by the exons ATGGCGACCGGAGCGCTGG ACTTCCCGAGTAAGAAGCGGAAGAGGAGCCGCTGGAACCAGGACACAATGGAACAGAAGACGGTGATTCCAGGAATGCCTACTGTTATTCCTCCTGGACTTACTCGAGAACAAGAAAGAGCTTATATAG TGCAACTGCAGATAGAAGACCTGACTCGTAAACTGCGCACAGGAGACCTGGGCATCCCCCCTAACCCTGAGGACAG GTCCCCTTCCCCTGAGCCCATCTACAATAGTGAGGGGAAGAGGCTTAACACCCGTGAGTTCCGCACGCGCAAAAAGCTCGAAGAGGAGCGGCATAACCTCATCACGGAGATGGTTGCGCTCAACCCTGATTTCAAACCACCTGCAGATTACAA ACCTCCAGCAACACGTGTGAGCGACAAAGTAATGATTCCACAAGATGAGTATCCAGAAATCAACTTTGTGGGGCTGCTGATTGGACCCAG AGGGAACACCCTGAAGAACATAGAGAAGGAGTGCAACGCGAAAATTATGATCCGGGGGAAAGGCTCTGTGAAAGAAGGGAAGGTTGGGCGTAAAGATGGCCAGATGTTGCCAGGGGAAGATGAGCCACTTCATGCCCTGGTCACCGCCAACACCATGGAGAATGTCAAGAAGGCAGTAGAACAG ATAAGAAACATCCTGAAGCAGGGTATTGAGACTCCTGAGGACCAGAATGATCTACGGAAGATGCAGCTTCGGGAGCTGGCACGGTTGAATGGGACCCTCCGGGAAGACGATAACAG GATCTTAAGACCCTGGCAGAGCTCAGAGAGCCGCAGCATTACCAATACCACAGTTTGCACCAAGTGCGGAGGAGCTGGCCACATTGCCTCAGACTGCAAATTCCAGAG GCCTGGTGACCCCCAGTCAGCTCAGGATAAGGCACGTATGGATAAAGAATATTTGTCCCTCATGGCTGAGCTGGGCGAAGCACCTGTCCCAGCATCCGTTGGCTCCACCTCTGGGCCTGCTGCCACACCCCTAGCCAGTGCACCTCGGCCTGCTGCTCCGGCCAACAATCCACCTCCACCG TCTCTCATGTCTACCACCCAGAGTCGCCCACCGTGGATGAATTCTGGCCCTTCGGAAAGTCGGCCCTACCATGGCATGCACGGAGGTGGTCCCGGTGGACCAGGAGGTGGCCCCCACAGCTTCCCACACCCATTACCCAGCCTGACAGGTGGGCATGGTGGACATCCCATGCAGCACAACCCTAATGGACCCCCGCCCCCTTGGATGCAGCCGCCGCCACCACCGATGAATCAGGGCCCCCACCCACCTGGGCACCATGGCCCTCCTCCAATGGGTAA ATCAGTACCTGGGAAGTACGCCTGTGGGCTCTGGGGTCTATCGCCTGCATCAAGGAAAAG GTATGATGCCGCCGCCGCCTATGGGCATgatgccgccgccgccgccgcctcccaGTGGGCAGCCCCCGCCCCCTCCCTCTGGTCCTCTTCCCCCatggcaacagcagcagcagcagcctccGCCACCCCCTCCGCCCAGCAGCAGTATGGCTTCCAGCACCCCCTTGCCATGGCAGCAAA GATCCCTCCCCGCGGCGGCGATGGCCAGAGCCATGAGAGTGAGGACTTTCCGCGCCCATTGGTGACCCTTCCAGGCAGACAGCCTCAGCAGCGCCCCTGGTGGACAGGATGGTTCGGCAAAGCAGCCTGA
- the SF1 gene encoding splicing factor 1 isoform X8 has product MATGALDFPSKKRKRSRWNQDTMEQKTVIPGMPTVIPPGLTREQERAYIVQLQIEDLTRKLRTGDLGIPPNPEDRSPSPEPIYNSEGKRLNTREFRTRKKLEEERHNLITEMVALNPDFKPPADYKPPATRVSDKVMIPQDEYPEINFVGLLIGPRGNTLKNIEKECNAKIMIRGKGSVKEGKVGRKDGQMLPGEDEPLHALVTANTMENVKKAVEQIRNILKQGIETPEDQNDLRKMQLRELARLNGTLREDDNRILRPWQSSESRSITNTTVCTKCGGAGHIASDCKFQRPGDPQSAQDKARMDKEYLSLMAELGEAPVPASVGSTSGPAATPLASAPRPAAPANNPPPPSLMSTTQSRPPWMNSGPSESRPYHGMHGGGPGGPGGGPHSFPHPLPSLTGGHGGHPMQHNPNGPPPPWMQPPPPPMNQGPHPPGHHGPPPMVPGKYACGLWGLSPASRKRYDAAAAYGHDAAAAAASQWAAPAPSLWSSSPMATAAAAASATPSAQQQYGFQHPLAMAAKIPPRGGDGQSHESEDFPRPLVTLPGRQPQQRPWWTGWFGKAA; this is encoded by the exons ATGGCGACCGGAGCGCTGG ACTTCCCGAGTAAGAAGCGGAAGAGGAGCCGCTGGAACCAGGACACAATGGAACAGAAGACGGTGATTCCAGGAATGCCTACTGTTATTCCTCCTGGACTTACTCGAGAACAAGAAAGAGCTTATATAG TGCAACTGCAGATAGAAGACCTGACTCGTAAACTGCGCACAGGAGACCTGGGCATCCCCCCTAACCCTGAGGACAG GTCCCCTTCCCCTGAGCCCATCTACAATAGTGAGGGGAAGAGGCTTAACACCCGTGAGTTCCGCACGCGCAAAAAGCTCGAAGAGGAGCGGCATAACCTCATCACGGAGATGGTTGCGCTCAACCCTGATTTCAAACCACCTGCAGATTACAA ACCTCCAGCAACACGTGTGAGCGACAAAGTAATGATTCCACAAGATGAGTATCCAGAAATCAACTTTGTGGGGCTGCTGATTGGACCCAG AGGGAACACCCTGAAGAACATAGAGAAGGAGTGCAACGCGAAAATTATGATCCGGGGGAAAGGCTCTGTGAAAGAAGGGAAGGTTGGGCGTAAAGATGGCCAGATGTTGCCAGGGGAAGATGAGCCACTTCATGCCCTGGTCACCGCCAACACCATGGAGAATGTCAAGAAGGCAGTAGAACAG ATAAGAAACATCCTGAAGCAGGGTATTGAGACTCCTGAGGACCAGAATGATCTACGGAAGATGCAGCTTCGGGAGCTGGCACGGTTGAATGGGACCCTCCGGGAAGACGATAACAG GATCTTAAGACCCTGGCAGAGCTCAGAGAGCCGCAGCATTACCAATACCACAGTTTGCACCAAGTGCGGAGGAGCTGGCCACATTGCCTCAGACTGCAAATTCCAGAG GCCTGGTGACCCCCAGTCAGCTCAGGATAAGGCACGTATGGATAAAGAATATTTGTCCCTCATGGCTGAGCTGGGCGAAGCACCTGTCCCAGCATCCGTTGGCTCCACCTCTGGGCCTGCTGCCACACCCCTAGCCAGTGCACCTCGGCCTGCTGCTCCGGCCAACAATCCACCTCCACCG TCTCTCATGTCTACCACCCAGAGTCGCCCACCGTGGATGAATTCTGGCCCTTCGGAAAGTCGGCCCTACCATGGCATGCACGGAGGTGGTCCCGGTGGACCAGGAGGTGGCCCCCACAGCTTCCCACACCCATTACCCAGCCTGACAGGTGGGCATGGTGGACATCCCATGCAGCACAACCCTAATGGACCCCCGCCCCCTTGGATGCAGCCGCCGCCACCACCGATGAATCAGGGCCCCCACCCACCTGGGCACCATGGCCCTCCTCCAATGG TACCTGGGAAGTACGCCTGTGGGCTCTGGGGTCTATCGCCTGCATCAAGGAAAAG GTATGATGCCGCCGCCGCCTATGGGCATgatgccgccgccgccgccgcctcccaGTGGGCAGCCCCCGCCCCCTCCCTCTGGTCCTCTTCCCCCatggcaacagcagcagcagcagcctccGCCACCCCCTCCGCCCAGCAGCAGTATGGCTTCCAGCACCCCCTTGCCATGGCAGCAAA GATCCCTCCCCGCGGCGGCGATGGCCAGAGCCATGAGAGTGAGGACTTTCCGCGCCCATTGGTGACCCTTCCAGGCAGACAGCCTCAGCAGCGCCCCTGGTGGACAGGATGGTTCGGCAAAGCAGCCTGA
- the SF1 gene encoding splicing factor 1 isoform X9 → MATGALGKLGLPGPKGSFEPGPPPALGPGAGLLVPGPPPPPPAGAMGALTAAFPFAAPPPPPPPPPPLPRPPLPSPGSANPPPQPPPPPLYQRVSPPQPPQPPRQDQQPGPAGGGGDFPSKKRKRSRWNQDTMEQKTVIPGMPTVIPPGLTREQERAYIVQLQIEDLTRKLRTGDLGIPPNPEDRSPSPEPIYNSEGKRLNTREFRTRKKLEEERHNLITEMVALNPDFKPPADYKPPATRVSDKVMIPQDEYPEINFVGLLIGPRGNTLKNIEKECNAKIMIRGKGSVKEGKVGRKDGQMLPGEDEPLHALVTANTMENVKKAVEQIRNILKQGIETPEDQNDLRKMQLRELARLNGTLREDDNRILRPWQSSESRSITNTTVCTKCGGAGHIASDCKFQRPGDPQSAQDKARMDKEYLSLMAELGEAPVPASVGSTSGPAATPLASAPRPAAPANNPPPPSLMSTTQSRPPWMNSGPSESRPYHGMHGGGPGGPGGGPHSFPHPLPSLTGGHGGHPMQHNPNGPPPPWMQPPPPPMNQGPHPPGHHGPPPMDQYLGSTPVGSGVYRLHQGKGMMPPPPMGMMPPPPPPPSGQPPPPPSGPLPPWQQQQQQPPPPPPPSSSMASSTPLPWQQNTTTTTTSAGTGSIPPWQQQQAAAAASPGAPQMQGNPTMVPLPPGVQPPLPPGAPPPPPPPPPGSTGMMIPPRGGDGQSHESEDFPRPLVTLPGRQPQQRPWWTGWFGKAA, encoded by the exons ATGGCGACCGGAGCGCTGGGTAAGCTGGGCCTCCCCGGGCCCAAAGGGAGCTTCGAGCCGGGGCCGCCGCCCGCCCTCGGGCCTGGGGCGGGTCTACTGGTGcccgggccgccgccgccgccgcccgcgggCGCGATGGGGGCCCTGACCGCGGCCTTCCCCTTCGCGgcgccaccgccgccgccgccgccgccccctccactGCCCCGGCCGCCGCTGCCGTCCCCGGGCTCCGCGAACCCGCCGCCGCAGCCGCCCCCTCCGCCGCTCTACCAGCGCGTGTCGCcgccacagccaccccagccgCCGCGTCAGGACCAGCAGCCAGGCCCGGCCGGCGGCGGAGGAG ACTTCCCGAGTAAGAAGCGGAAGAGGAGCCGCTGGAACCAGGACACAATGGAACAGAAGACGGTGATTCCAGGAATGCCTACTGTTATTCCTCCTGGACTTACTCGAGAACAAGAAAGAGCTTATATAG TGCAACTGCAGATAGAAGACCTGACTCGTAAACTGCGCACAGGAGACCTGGGCATCCCCCCTAACCCTGAGGACAG GTCCCCTTCCCCTGAGCCCATCTACAATAGTGAGGGGAAGAGGCTTAACACCCGTGAGTTCCGCACGCGCAAAAAGCTCGAAGAGGAGCGGCATAACCTCATCACGGAGATGGTTGCGCTCAACCCTGATTTCAAACCACCTGCAGATTACAA ACCTCCAGCAACACGTGTGAGCGACAAAGTAATGATTCCACAAGATGAGTATCCAGAAATCAACTTTGTGGGGCTGCTGATTGGACCCAG AGGGAACACCCTGAAGAACATAGAGAAGGAGTGCAACGCGAAAATTATGATCCGGGGGAAAGGCTCTGTGAAAGAAGGGAAGGTTGGGCGTAAAGATGGCCAGATGTTGCCAGGGGAAGATGAGCCACTTCATGCCCTGGTCACCGCCAACACCATGGAGAATGTCAAGAAGGCAGTAGAACAG ATAAGAAACATCCTGAAGCAGGGTATTGAGACTCCTGAGGACCAGAATGATCTACGGAAGATGCAGCTTCGGGAGCTGGCACGGTTGAATGGGACCCTCCGGGAAGACGATAACAG GATCTTAAGACCCTGGCAGAGCTCAGAGAGCCGCAGCATTACCAATACCACAGTTTGCACCAAGTGCGGAGGAGCTGGCCACATTGCCTCAGACTGCAAATTCCAGAG GCCTGGTGACCCCCAGTCAGCTCAGGATAAGGCACGTATGGATAAAGAATATTTGTCCCTCATGGCTGAGCTGGGCGAAGCACCTGTCCCAGCATCCGTTGGCTCCACCTCTGGGCCTGCTGCCACACCCCTAGCCAGTGCACCTCGGCCTGCTGCTCCGGCCAACAATCCACCTCCACCG TCTCTCATGTCTACCACCCAGAGTCGCCCACCGTGGATGAATTCTGGCCCTTCGGAAAGTCGGCCCTACCATGGCATGCACGGAGGTGGTCCCGGTGGACCAGGAGGTGGCCCCCACAGCTTCCCACACCCATTACCCAGCCTGACAGGTGGGCATGGTGGACATCCCATGCAGCACAACCCTAATGGACCCCCGCCCCCTTGGATGCAGCCGCCGCCACCACCGATGAATCAGGGCCCCCACCCACCTGGGCACCATGGCCCTCCTCCAATGG ATCAGTACCTGGGAAGTACGCCTGTGGGCTCTGGGGTCTATCGCCTGCATCAAGGAAAAG GTATGATGCCGCCGCCGCCTATGGGCATgatgccgccgccgccgccgcctcccaGTGGGCAGCCCCCGCCCCCTCCCTCTGGTCCTCTTCCCCCatggcaacagcagcagcagcagcctccGCCACCCCCTCCGCCCAGCAGCAGTATGGCTTCCAGCACCCCCTTGCCATGGCAGCAAA ATACGACGACTACCACCACGAGCGCTGGCACAGGGTCCATCCCGCCATGGCAACAGCAGCAGGCGGCTGCCGCAGCTTCTCCAGGAGCCCCTCAGATGCAAGGCAACCCCACTATGGTGCCCCTGCCCCCCGGGGTCCAGCCGCCTCTGCCGCCCGGTGCCCCTCCCCCTCCGCCGCCTCCGCCGCCTGGTTCCACCGGCATGAT GATCCCTCCCCGCGGCGGCGATGGCCAGAGCCATGAGAGTGAGGACTTTCCGCGCCCATTGGTGACCCTTCCAGGCAGACAGCCTCAGCAGCGCCCCTGGTGGACAGGATGGTTCGGCAAAGCAGCCTGA
- the SF1 gene encoding splicing factor 1 isoform X1 translates to MATGALGKLGLPGPKGSFEPGPPPALGPGAGLLVPGPPPPPPAGAMGALTAAFPFAAPPPPPPPPPPLPRPPLPSPGSANPPPQPPPPPLYQRVSPPQPPQPPRQDQQPGPAGGGGDFPSKKRKRSRWNQDTMEQKTVIPGMPTVIPPGLTREQERAYIVQLQIEDLTRKLRTGDLGIPPNPEDRSPSPEPIYNSEGKRLNTREFRTRKKLEEERHNLITEMVALNPDFKPPADYKPPATRVSDKVMIPQDEYPEINFVGLLIGPRGNTLKNIEKECNAKIMIRGKGSVKEGKVGRKDGQMLPGEDEPLHALVTANTMENVKKAVEQIRNILKQGIETPEDQNDLRKMQLRELARLNGTLREDDNRILRPWQSSESRSITNTTVCTKCGGAGHIASDCKFQRPGDPQSAQDKARMDKEYLSLMAELGEAPVPASVGSTSGPAATPLASAPRPAAPANNPPPPSLMSTTQSRPPWMNSGPSESRPYHGMHGGGPGGPGGGPHSFPHPLPSLTGGHGGHPMQHNPNGPPPPWMQPPPPPMNQGPHPPGHHGPPPMDQYLGSTPVGSGVYRLHQGKGMMPPPPMGMMPPPPPPPSGQPPPPPSGPLPPWQQQQQQPPPPPPPSSSMASSTPLPWQQNTTTTTTSAGTGSIPPWQQQQAAAAASPGAPQMQGNPTMVPLPPGVQPPLPPGAPPPPPPPPPGSTGMMYAPPPPPPPPMDPSNFVTMMGMGVAGMPPFGMPPAPPPPPPQN, encoded by the exons ATGGCGACCGGAGCGCTGGGTAAGCTGGGCCTCCCCGGGCCCAAAGGGAGCTTCGAGCCGGGGCCGCCGCCCGCCCTCGGGCCTGGGGCGGGTCTACTGGTGcccgggccgccgccgccgccgcccgcgggCGCGATGGGGGCCCTGACCGCGGCCTTCCCCTTCGCGgcgccaccgccgccgccgccgccgccccctccactGCCCCGGCCGCCGCTGCCGTCCCCGGGCTCCGCGAACCCGCCGCCGCAGCCGCCCCCTCCGCCGCTCTACCAGCGCGTGTCGCcgccacagccaccccagccgCCGCGTCAGGACCAGCAGCCAGGCCCGGCCGGCGGCGGAGGAG ACTTCCCGAGTAAGAAGCGGAAGAGGAGCCGCTGGAACCAGGACACAATGGAACAGAAGACGGTGATTCCAGGAATGCCTACTGTTATTCCTCCTGGACTTACTCGAGAACAAGAAAGAGCTTATATAG TGCAACTGCAGATAGAAGACCTGACTCGTAAACTGCGCACAGGAGACCTGGGCATCCCCCCTAACCCTGAGGACAG GTCCCCTTCCCCTGAGCCCATCTACAATAGTGAGGGGAAGAGGCTTAACACCCGTGAGTTCCGCACGCGCAAAAAGCTCGAAGAGGAGCGGCATAACCTCATCACGGAGATGGTTGCGCTCAACCCTGATTTCAAACCACCTGCAGATTACAA ACCTCCAGCAACACGTGTGAGCGACAAAGTAATGATTCCACAAGATGAGTATCCAGAAATCAACTTTGTGGGGCTGCTGATTGGACCCAG AGGGAACACCCTGAAGAACATAGAGAAGGAGTGCAACGCGAAAATTATGATCCGGGGGAAAGGCTCTGTGAAAGAAGGGAAGGTTGGGCGTAAAGATGGCCAGATGTTGCCAGGGGAAGATGAGCCACTTCATGCCCTGGTCACCGCCAACACCATGGAGAATGTCAAGAAGGCAGTAGAACAG ATAAGAAACATCCTGAAGCAGGGTATTGAGACTCCTGAGGACCAGAATGATCTACGGAAGATGCAGCTTCGGGAGCTGGCACGGTTGAATGGGACCCTCCGGGAAGACGATAACAG GATCTTAAGACCCTGGCAGAGCTCAGAGAGCCGCAGCATTACCAATACCACAGTTTGCACCAAGTGCGGAGGAGCTGGCCACATTGCCTCAGACTGCAAATTCCAGAG GCCTGGTGACCCCCAGTCAGCTCAGGATAAGGCACGTATGGATAAAGAATATTTGTCCCTCATGGCTGAGCTGGGCGAAGCACCTGTCCCAGCATCCGTTGGCTCCACCTCTGGGCCTGCTGCCACACCCCTAGCCAGTGCACCTCGGCCTGCTGCTCCGGCCAACAATCCACCTCCACCG TCTCTCATGTCTACCACCCAGAGTCGCCCACCGTGGATGAATTCTGGCCCTTCGGAAAGTCGGCCCTACCATGGCATGCACGGAGGTGGTCCCGGTGGACCAGGAGGTGGCCCCCACAGCTTCCCACACCCATTACCCAGCCTGACAGGTGGGCATGGTGGACATCCCATGCAGCACAACCCTAATGGACCCCCGCCCCCTTGGATGCAGCCGCCGCCACCACCGATGAATCAGGGCCCCCACCCACCTGGGCACCATGGCCCTCCTCCAATGG ATCAGTACCTGGGAAGTACGCCTGTGGGCTCTGGGGTCTATCGCCTGCATCAAGGAAAAG GTATGATGCCGCCGCCGCCTATGGGCATgatgccgccgccgccgccgcctcccaGTGGGCAGCCCCCGCCCCCTCCCTCTGGTCCTCTTCCCCCatggcaacagcagcagcagcagcctccGCCACCCCCTCCGCCCAGCAGCAGTATGGCTTCCAGCACCCCCTTGCCATGGCAGCAAA ATACGACGACTACCACCACGAGCGCTGGCACAGGGTCCATCCCGCCATGGCAACAGCAGCAGGCGGCTGCCGCAGCTTCTCCAGGAGCCCCTCAGATGCAAGGCAACCCCACTATGGTGCCCCTGCCCCCCGGGGTCCAGCCGCCTCTGCCGCCCGGTGCCCCTCCCCCTCCGCCGCCTCCGCCGCCTGGTTCCACCGGCATGATGTATGCCCCGCCCCCTCCTCCTCCGCCTCCCATGGACCCTTCTAACTTTGTCACCATGATGGGCATGGGGGTGGCGGGCATGCCGCCCTTCGGGATGCCTCCAGCTCCCCCACCGCCTCCACCACAGAACTAG